The following proteins come from a genomic window of Pyxidicoccus sp. MSG2:
- a CDS encoding threonine aldolase family protein — protein MNPRHLSRGEFLALTGLLSGSALLRGTAEAATPPAPAPAKSASAAPPSRAEIEKIRRECRASLTLGGPTDAGAELIRIGEWVKRQGVSRDYYGNGEFIQAFEKRVAAMLGFEDGCYMPTGTMGQLCVLRMYADASGNRRVGVHPSSHHVLHEDDAHAVLHGLREVILCPWTRPVLASDVLDAKEPLGTVSVELPVRWLGGQLQTWEQLEELKRTCREKGVKLHMDGARLWESQPFYGRSYADICRGFDSVYVSFYKMVGALGGAMVLGSADFVKTARLWRHRHGGNLFQMLPYVASAAMRLDEVLPRIPEYAKRAKSLTEAIAADSRITVLPRPVQTNMFRVYLRGDPGALSRQRDRIAREDKIWVAGGFSTTRVPGVVETELQVGEEVVGSNVKDADIARAFSRLLEGT, from the coding sequence ATGAATCCACGTCATCTCAGCCGCGGGGAGTTCCTCGCCCTCACCGGCCTGCTGTCCGGCTCGGCGCTGCTGCGTGGCACCGCGGAGGCCGCCACGCCCCCCGCGCCCGCGCCGGCGAAGAGTGCGTCCGCCGCGCCGCCGTCGCGGGCGGAAATCGAGAAGATCCGCCGCGAGTGCCGCGCGTCGCTGACGCTCGGAGGCCCCACTGACGCGGGCGCGGAGCTCATCCGCATTGGCGAGTGGGTGAAGCGCCAGGGCGTGTCGCGCGACTACTACGGCAATGGTGAGTTCATCCAGGCGTTCGAGAAGCGCGTCGCGGCCATGCTCGGCTTCGAGGACGGCTGCTACATGCCCACGGGCACCATGGGCCAGTTGTGCGTGCTGCGCATGTACGCGGACGCGAGCGGCAACCGGCGCGTGGGCGTGCATCCCTCGTCCCACCACGTGCTGCACGAGGACGACGCCCACGCGGTGCTGCACGGGCTGCGCGAGGTCATCCTCTGCCCGTGGACGCGTCCGGTGCTGGCCAGCGACGTGCTCGACGCGAAGGAGCCGCTGGGGACCGTCAGCGTCGAGCTGCCGGTGCGGTGGCTGGGCGGGCAGCTCCAGACGTGGGAGCAGTTGGAGGAGCTGAAGCGCACCTGCCGCGAGAAGGGCGTGAAGCTCCACATGGACGGTGCGCGGCTATGGGAGAGCCAGCCGTTCTACGGGCGCTCGTACGCGGACATCTGCCGCGGCTTCGACTCCGTCTACGTGTCCTTCTACAAGATGGTGGGCGCGCTCGGCGGGGCCATGGTGCTGGGCAGCGCCGACTTCGTCAAAACCGCGCGCCTCTGGCGGCACCGGCACGGCGGCAACCTCTTCCAGATGCTGCCCTACGTGGCGTCCGCCGCCATGCGCCTGGACGAAGTGCTGCCCCGCATCCCCGAGTACGCGAAGCGCGCGAAGTCGCTGACGGAGGCGATTGCCGCCGACTCGCGCATCACCGTGCTGCCACGTCCGGTGCAGACCAACATGTTCCGCGTCTACCTGCGCGGCGACCCGGGGGCGCTGTCCCGTCAGCGGGACAGGATTGCTCGCGAGGACAAGATCTGGGTGGCCGGCGGCTTCAGCACCACGCGCGTGCCCGGCGTCGTCGAGACGGAGCTGCAGGTGGGCGAGGAGGTGGTGGGGAGCAACGTCAAGGACGCGGACATCGCGCGCGCCTTCTCGCGGCTGCTCGAAGGGACGTGA